One window from the genome of Anopheles merus strain MAF chromosome 3R, AmerM5.1, whole genome shotgun sequence encodes:
- the LOC121596460 gene encoding lopap-like, translating into MSGAPGWAWRAVGVLALACLVTVVQTQIPGFGTCPDYSPILRFNRTRFLGTWYEIERYFTVTEVATKCVSVTYEQRADGKIYVRNAYTNRFNGVERIISGVMDKGGKSKEGRYQIEYTSFPYNYNATVMVLDTDYDSFAVLYSCSSFGPVGHAVSAWMMARERLPAGPVLQRAYGVLDKYKISRTFFIRTQQEDCVTLPPPEPAIDPTEPSTQAARNEGVIVQSEEDLQQLRSDIFAVGPKPPVPVDPVLEDH; encoded by the exons ATGAGCGGTGCACCTGGATGGGCCTGGAGGGCGGTTGGCGTGTTAGCGTTGGCCTGTCTCGTGACGGTGGTACAAACGCAAATTCCTGGCTTTGGCACGTGTCCCGATTACTCGCCGATTCTGCGCTTCAATCGTACGCGCTTCCTGGGCACTTGGTATGAGATCGAGCGGTACTTTACGGTGACGGAGGTCGCCACCAAGTGCGTTTCGGTGACGTACGAGCAGCGAGCAGATGGAAAGATTTACGTACGCAATGCGTACACCAATCGATT CAATGGCGTTGAGCGAATCATCTCCGGTGTCATGGACAAAGGTGGCAAGTCGAAGGAAGGACGCTACCAGATCGAGTACACCTCGTTCCCGTACAACTACAACGCGACGGTGATGGTGCTGGACACGGATTACGATTCCTTTGCGGTGCTTTACTCCTGTAGCTCATTTGGACCTGTTGGACATGCTG TGTCTGCTTGGATGATGGCCCGAGAACGACTGCCCGCTGGACCAGTACTGCAGCGTGCCTACGGCGTGCTGGACAAGTACAAGATATCACGTACGTTCTTCATCCGTACGCAGCAGGAGGATTGTGTGACACTGCCACCACCGGAACCGGCCATTGATCCCACTGAACCGAGTACTCAAGCTGCACGCAATGAAGGAGTCATCGTACAAAGTGAGGAAGATCTTCAGCAATTACGGAGTGACATCTTTGCCGTAGGGCCTAAGCCTCCCGTCCCAGTTGATCCCGTTCTAGAGGATCATTGA